From a region of the Helicobacter hepaticus ATCC 51449 genome:
- a CDS encoding glycosyltransferase family 2 protein — MNNHNPLVSVIIPIYNVEKYLRECLDSVINQTLREIEIICVNDGSTDKSGSILESFAQSDKRIVAIHKANAGVAKARNEALNLARGKFVYFIDSDDFCPSHDTLFTLYTNAVANQALICGGCFSDYKNGVINTDFPSILYGYTFTHNGFVEYKDYQFDFGWTRFIYDRKFLIDSHIFHPHYTRYEDPVFFVKVMIAAQRFYALSEVTYCYRIGHQKSFLAWSETHWSDQNKGLLDVLYFARAHKLDKLYNLTLSRARIIATNLTESICEGKGSIESLCMLNMILSANEIALQNRDMSHALNLEFERIHQRLSYLNHLLISPLQLFILILKFYKQKFKSYFRVRLFKEYSVIKLFGITLYERFAQRADSSGGGGYIM; from the coding sequence ATGAACAATCATAATCCCCTCGTATCAGTGATAATACCAATCTATAATGTAGAAAAATATTTGAGAGAATGCCTAGATTCTGTCATTAATCAAACTTTGCGTGAAATAGAGATTATTTGCGTAAATGACGGCAGCACAGATAAAAGCGGGAGTATTTTAGAATCTTTCGCCCAAAGTGATAAGCGTATAGTAGCTATTCACAAGGCTAATGCAGGTGTGGCAAAAGCTAGAAATGAGGCTTTAAATCTTGCAAGAGGCAAATTTGTATATTTTATTGACTCTGATGATTTTTGTCCCTCGCACGATACACTTTTTACGCTCTATACCAATGCGGTGGCAAATCAAGCTCTTATTTGTGGTGGGTGTTTTAGTGATTATAAAAATGGTGTAATTAATACAGATTTTCCAAGTATTCTTTATGGCTATACTTTTACACACAATGGTTTTGTGGAATACAAAGATTATCAATTTGATTTTGGCTGGACGCGCTTTATTTATGATAGAAAATTTTTAATAGATTCACATATTTTTCACCCACATTATACGCGCTATGAAGACCCTGTATTTTTTGTCAAAGTGATGATAGCAGCACAAAGATTCTATGCGCTTTCAGAGGTTACTTATTGCTATCGCATAGGACATCAAAAGTCTTTTCTTGCTTGGAGTGAAACGCACTGGAGCGACCAAAATAAAGGTTTGCTTGATGTGCTTTATTTTGCTAGAGCGCATAAACTTGATAAGCTTTATAATCTCACATTATCACGTGCGCGTATTATTGCTACAAACCTTACAGAGAGCATATGTGAGGGAAAAGGCAGTATAGAATCTCTGTGTATGCTCAATATGATTTTATCAGCTAATGAGATTGCTTTGCAAAATAGAGATATGTCTCACGCTCTTAATTTGGAATTTGAGCGCATACACCAAAGGTTGAGCTATTTAAATCATCTTTTAATCTCGCCTTTACAACTTTTTATATTAATTCTCAAATTTTATAAACAAAAATTCAAATCCTACTTTCGTGTGCGACTTTTTAAAGAATATAGTGTGATAAAACTCTTTGGTATTACATTATATGAGAGATTTGCACAACGTGCAGATTCTTCGGGGGGGGGGGGGTATATAATGTAG
- a CDS encoding DUF4422 domain-containing protein, whose translation MNIKILVCYHKISPIISNEVLQPILLGAANAKPQIKDELERLCRSANVPLLYDNSGEHISELNPYFCELTAMYWAWKNLEADYYGLFHYRRVFDFRDSTHFDMPRTQKCYYDSIRGFFSDFYQQYGLNPQNIIESLKGYDIVLPTLVIDHDDKQRAQHLSLYELYDEVHYIKDMDLALEYIASKYPQMYQIALDILHKKPILWHIANMYIMKKALYLEYCEWIFDILFAIEPLSAYKNYDSYQARVFGFLSERLFNVWIAYKKTQENLKIKELPLVFFKFRAKRKWLGWVSDGNVNRFYVCKLRVLKRYL comes from the coding sequence ATGAATATCAAAATTTTAGTCTGCTATCATAAGATAAGCCCTATTATTAGTAATGAGGTGCTTCAACCGATTTTGCTAGGTGCGGCAAATGCAAAACCACAGATAAAAGACGAGTTAGAGCGACTTTGTCGGAGTGCAAATGTGCCACTTTTGTATGATAATAGTGGAGAGCATATCAGTGAGCTTAACCCTTACTTTTGCGAACTCACTGCAATGTATTGGGCGTGGAAGAATCTTGAAGCAGATTATTATGGGTTATTTCATTATCGTAGAGTGTTTGATTTTAGAGATTCTACTCATTTTGATATGCCTAGAACACAAAAATGTTATTATGATTCCATAAGAGGTTTTTTTAGTGATTTTTATCAACAATATGGGCTTAATCCTCAAAATATTATTGAATCTCTAAAGGGTTATGATATAGTGCTTCCAACTTTGGTTATTGACCACGATGATAAGCAAAGAGCACAACATTTATCATTATATGAATTATATGATGAGGTGCATTATATAAAAGATATGGATTTAGCGCTAGAGTATATCGCTTCAAAATATCCACAGATGTATCAAATTGCATTAGATATACTCCACAAAAAACCTATACTTTGGCATATAGCAAATATGTATATTATGAAAAAGGCATTATATCTTGAATATTGTGAGTGGATTTTTGATATTTTGTTTGCCATTGAGCCTTTGAGTGCTTATAAAAATTATGATAGTTATCAAGCAAGAGTTTTTGGGTTTTTGAGCGAGCGATTATTTAATGTATGGATTGCTTATAAAAAAACACAAGAGAATCTTAAAATAAAAGAACTACCCTTAGTCTTTTTTAAATTTAGAGCAAAAAGAAAATGGCTCGGTTGGGTGAGTGATGGCAATGTCAATCGATTCTATGTGTGCAAACTACGAGTGCTAAAACGATATTTATGA